In a single window of the Halomicroarcula saliterrae genome:
- the hisC gene encoding histidinol-phosphate transaminase, whose product MNPRDLSAHTAYRAGRGIEEVARELGLDPDAMVKLSSNENMFGPSPRAVEAIRESAERMHHYPKSSHADLVERLADMWDAETEQVWLGNGGDGALDCIARAMLDPGDEVLVPDPGFAYYQMSARYHHGEVSEYTLSKADDFEQTADAVLKDYDGERIVYLTSPHNPTGKEFARDAVREIAERTDAETLVLVDEAYGEFTDSPSARPLLDERDDVALLRTFSKAYGLAGVRLGYALVPEAWADAYARINTPFSASELACRAGLAALSDEEHVDRSVETAAWAREYIYRELDAPTWESAGNFVLAAVGDAAAVADAAQAEGVIVRDCSSFGLPECIRITCGTEADTKQAVSVLNDAIAEVGQ is encoded by the coding sequence ATGAACCCACGGGACCTCTCCGCGCACACCGCGTATCGGGCGGGCCGCGGTATCGAGGAAGTCGCCCGAGAGCTCGGGCTGGACCCCGACGCGATGGTGAAGCTATCGTCGAACGAGAACATGTTCGGTCCCAGCCCGAGAGCCGTCGAGGCCATCCGGGAGTCGGCCGAGCGGATGCACCACTACCCCAAGTCCTCGCACGCCGACCTCGTCGAGCGCCTCGCCGACATGTGGGACGCCGAGACCGAGCAGGTGTGGCTCGGCAACGGCGGCGACGGGGCGCTCGACTGTATCGCCCGCGCGATGCTCGACCCCGGCGACGAAGTGCTCGTCCCCGACCCCGGTTTCGCCTACTACCAGATGAGCGCCCGCTACCACCACGGCGAGGTCTCCGAGTACACGCTCTCGAAGGCCGACGACTTCGAACAGACCGCCGACGCGGTGCTGAAAGACTACGACGGCGAGCGCATCGTCTATCTCACCAGTCCGCACAACCCCACCGGCAAGGAGTTCGCGCGGGACGCGGTGCGGGAAATCGCCGAGCGAACGGACGCGGAGACGCTCGTCCTCGTCGACGAGGCCTACGGCGAGTTCACCGACAGCCCGAGCGCCCGCCCGCTGCTCGACGAGCGCGACGACGTGGCGCTGCTCAGAACGTTCTCGAAAGCCTACGGCCTCGCGGGCGTCCGCCTCGGCTACGCGCTCGTCCCCGAGGCGTGGGCCGACGCCTACGCCCGAATCAACACCCCGTTCTCGGCGAGCGAACTGGCCTGCCGGGCGGGGCTCGCCGCGCTGTCCGACGAGGAACACGTCGACCGAAGCGTCGAGACGGCCGCGTGGGCCCGCGAGTACATCTACCGGGAACTCGACGCCCCCACGTGGGAGAGTGCGGGTAACTTCGTCCTCGCGGCGGTCGGCGACGCCGCGGCGGTCGCCGACGCCGCTCAGGCCGAGGGCGTCATCGTCCGCGACTGCTCCTCCTTTGGCCTACCCGAGTGCATCCGCATCACCTGCGGAACGGAGGCCGATACGAAACAGGCCGTCTCGGTTCTCAACGACGCTATCGCGGAGGTCGGGCAGTGA
- a CDS encoding adenylate kinase family protein, whose amino-acid sequence MRVAVTGTPGTGKTTATDLLETDLDVIHLNDVIKSEGLSTGTDEERGSLVADMDALAEWLDGHEDAIVESHLAHNFEADRVVVLRAHPDTVVSRLRERGDSDSKGYENAESEALDVILSEAVHHHGTENVYEIDTTDRDPDEVAAAIRAVVDGEREPSAGTVSYVDWL is encoded by the coding sequence GTGAGAGTCGCCGTCACGGGGACCCCGGGGACGGGCAAGACCACGGCGACCGACCTGCTGGAGACGGACCTCGACGTGATTCACCTCAACGACGTCATCAAGTCCGAGGGGCTCTCGACGGGGACCGACGAGGAACGCGGCAGCCTCGTCGCCGACATGGACGCCCTCGCCGAGTGGCTCGACGGCCACGAGGACGCGATTGTGGAATCGCATCTCGCGCACAACTTCGAGGCCGACCGCGTGGTCGTCCTGCGAGCACACCCCGACACCGTCGTTTCCCGCCTCCGTGAGCGCGGGGACTCTGACTCGAAGGGCTACGAAAATGCTGAGTCTGAGGCGCTGGACGTGATCCTCTCGGAGGCCGTCCACCACCACGGCACCGAGAACGTCTACGAGATAGACACGACCGACCGCGACCCCGACGAGGTGGCCGCCGCCATCCGCGCCGTCGTCGACGGGGAGCGCGAACCGAGCGCCGGCACCGTCAGCTACGTCGACTGGCTATGA
- a CDS encoding CDP-alcohol phosphatidyltransferase family protein: protein MTLDRFRWVADRALDPFVGLARTVGLSPDGVSVIAFLLAAAAGGVYAVATGQPLLYLAGAVLVFLNGWLDLVDGALARELNVASSAGDLLDHVLDRYADIIIIVGLAAGVGRWALGIAAVTGVLMTSYLGTQAQAVGLDRVYGGALGRADRLALVGVVTGVAAFVQPTLYGLTLVGLLLVVFAVVGHVTALQRFYHAMRALD, encoded by the coding sequence ATGACTCTCGATAGATTCCGCTGGGTGGCCGACCGCGCGCTCGACCCGTTCGTCGGGCTGGCCCGGACGGTCGGCCTCTCGCCCGACGGCGTCAGCGTCATCGCCTTCCTGCTGGCCGCGGCGGCCGGTGGGGTCTACGCCGTCGCGACCGGCCAGCCGCTGCTGTATCTCGCCGGCGCAGTGCTCGTCTTCCTGAACGGCTGGCTCGACCTCGTCGACGGCGCGCTGGCCCGCGAACTGAACGTCGCGTCCTCGGCCGGCGACCTGCTCGACCACGTCCTCGACAGATACGCCGACATCATCATCATCGTCGGGCTGGCAGCGGGCGTCGGCCGGTGGGCGCTCGGCATCGCCGCCGTCACCGGGGTCCTGATGACCTCGTATCTCGGCACGCAGGCTCAGGCCGTCGGACTGGACCGCGTCTACGGCGGCGCGCTCGGCCGCGCCGACCGACTGGCGCTGGTGGGCGTCGTCACCGGCGTCGCGGCGTTCGTCCAGCCGACCCTCTACGGACTGACGCTGGTCGGCTTGCTGCTCGTCGTCTTCGCCGTCGTCGGCCACGTCACCGCGCTCCAGCGGTTCTACCACGCGATGCGGGCGCTGGATTGA